The following coding sequences lie in one Saccopteryx bilineata isolate mSacBil1 chromosome X, mSacBil1_pri_phased_curated, whole genome shotgun sequence genomic window:
- the KLHL15 gene encoding kelch-like protein 15 isoform X1, with translation MAGDMEGFCSSIHDTSVSAGFRALYEEGLLLDVTLVIEDHQFQAHKALLATQSDYFRIMFTADMRERDQDKIHLKGLTATGFSHVLQFMYYGTIELSMNTVHEILQAAMYVQLIEVVKFCCSFLLAKICLENCAEIMRLLDDFGVNIEGVREKLESFLLDNFVPLMSRPDFLSYLSFEKLMSYLDNDHLSRFPEIELYEAVQSWLRHDRRRWRHTDTIIQNIRFCLMTPSSVFEKVKTSEFYRYSRQLRYEVDQALNYFQNVHQQPLLDMKSSRIRSAKPQTTVFRGMIGHSMVNSKILLLKKPRVWWELEGPQVPLRPDCLAIVNNFVFLLGGEELGPDGEFHASSKVFRYDPRQNSWLRMADMSVPRSEFAVGVIGKFIYAVAGRTRDETFYSTERYDITNDKWEFVDPYPVNKYGHEGTVLNNKLYITGGITSSSTSKQVCVFDPSKEGTVEQRTRRTQVVTNCWENKSKMNYARCFHKMISYNGKLYVFGGVCVILRASFESQGCPSTEVYNPETDQWTILASMPIGRSGHGVTVLDKQIMVLGGLCYNGHYSDSILTFDPEENKWKEDEYPRMPCKLDGLQVCNLHFPEYILDEVRRCN, from the exons ATGGCAGGGGACATGGAAGGATTCTGTTCTTCCATCCATGACACCAGTGTCTCTGCTGGATTCAGAGCACTGTATGAGGAGGGACTGCTTCTTGATGTCACTCTGGTTATTGAAGATCATCAGTTCCAGGCCCATAAAGCACTCTTGGCCACCCAGAGTGATTACTTCAGAATAATGTTTACTGCAGACATGAGAGAGCGTGATCAGGACAAAATTCACTTAAAAGGTCTAACTGCTACTGGTTTCAGCCATGTCCTCCAGTTTATGTACTATGGGACTATAGAACTGAGTATGAATACTGTTCATGAGATTCTTCAGGCTGCCATGTATGTTCAGCTTATAGAAGTGGTGAAGTTCTGCTGCTCTTTCCTGTTAGCGAAAATCTGCTTAGAGAACTGTGCAGAAATCATGAGACTCTTAGATGATTTCGGTGTAAACATCGAGGGAGTCAGGGAGAAGCTGGAGTCCTTTCTGCTAGACAACTTTGTGCCACTCATGTCCAGGCCTGACTTCCTGTCTTATCTGAGTTTTGAGAAGCTCATGTCTTATTTGGATAATGATCATCTGAGCAGGTTCCCCGAGATAGAACTGTACGAGGCTGTGCAGTCTTGGCTGCGGCATGATAGAAGACGCTGGAGACATACCGATACCATTATTCAGAACATCAGGTTTTGTTTGATGACCCCATCCAGTGTTTTTGAGAAG gTTAAGACATCAGAATTTTACAGGTACTCTCGACAGCTGCGCTACGAAGTTGACCAAGCACTGAATTACTTTCAGAATGTTCACCAGCAGCCTTTGCTGGACATGAAATCAAGCCGCATTCGCTCTGCCAAACCCCAGACTACAGTATTCCGAGGAATGATTGGACACAGCATGGTTAACAGTAAAATACTGCTCCTGAAGAAACCAAGAGTCTGGTGGGAACTCGAGGGCCCCCAAGTACCTCTGCGCCCAGACTGCCTTGCCATTGTCAATAACTTCGTGTTCTTGTTGGGCGGGGAGGAACTCGGCCCAGATGGCGAATTCCATGCTTCATCCAAAGTGTTCAGGTATGACCCAAGACAAAACTCGTGGCTGCGGATGGCAGACATGTCTGTGCCACGCTCAGAATTTGCAGTTGGTGTTATTGGAAAGTTTATTTACGCTGTAGCAGGCAGAACCAGAGATGAGACTTTCTATTCAACAGAGAGATACGATATCACCAATGATAAATGGGAATTCGTGGATCCTTACCCAGTGAACAAATACGGACATGAGGGGACAGTGCTGAATAACAAGCTGTATATCACTGGTGGCATCACCTCATCGTCCACTTCCAAGCAAGTGTGCGTCTTCGACCCCAGCAAAGAAGGCACTGTAGAGCAGCGGACCAGAAGAACTCAAGTTGTTACCAACTGCTGGGAGAACAAGAGCAAGATGAATTACGCAAGATGCTTTCACAAGATGATCTCTTACAATGGCAAGCTTTACGTCTTCGGTGGTGTCTGTGTGATCTTGCGGGCCTCTTTCGAATCTCAGGGCTGCCCTTCCACAGAAGTGTACAACCCAGAGACTGACCAGTGGACCATTTTGGCGTCCATGCCAATTGGTAGAAGTGGCCATGGTGTGACTGTGCTAGACAAACAAATAATGGTTCTTGGAGGCCTTTGCTACAACGGTCATTACAGCGATTCCATTCTCACCTTTGATCCAGAAGAAAACAAGTGGAAGGAAGACGAGTACCCGCGGATGCCCTGCAAGCTGGATGGTTTACAAGTGTGCAACCTGCACTTTCCAGAATACATACTGGACGAGGTCAGGCGCTGCAACTAA
- the KLHL15 gene encoding kelch-like protein 15 isoform X2: MKSSRIRSAKPQTTVFRGMIGHSMVNSKILLLKKPRVWWELEGPQVPLRPDCLAIVNNFVFLLGGEELGPDGEFHASSKVFRYDPRQNSWLRMADMSVPRSEFAVGVIGKFIYAVAGRTRDETFYSTERYDITNDKWEFVDPYPVNKYGHEGTVLNNKLYITGGITSSSTSKQVCVFDPSKEGTVEQRTRRTQVVTNCWENKSKMNYARCFHKMISYNGKLYVFGGVCVILRASFESQGCPSTEVYNPETDQWTILASMPIGRSGHGVTVLDKQIMVLGGLCYNGHYSDSILTFDPEENKWKEDEYPRMPCKLDGLQVCNLHFPEYILDEVRRCN, encoded by the coding sequence ATGAAATCAAGCCGCATTCGCTCTGCCAAACCCCAGACTACAGTATTCCGAGGAATGATTGGACACAGCATGGTTAACAGTAAAATACTGCTCCTGAAGAAACCAAGAGTCTGGTGGGAACTCGAGGGCCCCCAAGTACCTCTGCGCCCAGACTGCCTTGCCATTGTCAATAACTTCGTGTTCTTGTTGGGCGGGGAGGAACTCGGCCCAGATGGCGAATTCCATGCTTCATCCAAAGTGTTCAGGTATGACCCAAGACAAAACTCGTGGCTGCGGATGGCAGACATGTCTGTGCCACGCTCAGAATTTGCAGTTGGTGTTATTGGAAAGTTTATTTACGCTGTAGCAGGCAGAACCAGAGATGAGACTTTCTATTCAACAGAGAGATACGATATCACCAATGATAAATGGGAATTCGTGGATCCTTACCCAGTGAACAAATACGGACATGAGGGGACAGTGCTGAATAACAAGCTGTATATCACTGGTGGCATCACCTCATCGTCCACTTCCAAGCAAGTGTGCGTCTTCGACCCCAGCAAAGAAGGCACTGTAGAGCAGCGGACCAGAAGAACTCAAGTTGTTACCAACTGCTGGGAGAACAAGAGCAAGATGAATTACGCAAGATGCTTTCACAAGATGATCTCTTACAATGGCAAGCTTTACGTCTTCGGTGGTGTCTGTGTGATCTTGCGGGCCTCTTTCGAATCTCAGGGCTGCCCTTCCACAGAAGTGTACAACCCAGAGACTGACCAGTGGACCATTTTGGCGTCCATGCCAATTGGTAGAAGTGGCCATGGTGTGACTGTGCTAGACAAACAAATAATGGTTCTTGGAGGCCTTTGCTACAACGGTCATTACAGCGATTCCATTCTCACCTTTGATCCAGAAGAAAACAAGTGGAAGGAAGACGAGTACCCGCGGATGCCCTGCAAGCTGGATGGTTTACAAGTGTGCAACCTGCACTTTCCAGAATACATACTGGACGAGGTCAGGCGCTGCAACTAA